A genome region from Leptospiraceae bacterium includes the following:
- a CDS encoding MBOAT family protein — MNFVSPQFLFFLLAFLVIRWVIFPIFVSRFLGNTSEHNPLAPSIAEKTTNQSLLILILLLGSYLFYASWNYKFLGLILFTSVSDFLIGKEIYKSNEISRRKCFLFLSIFLNLSILGFYKYSSFFLQNIFSMGNVLGFSFSPISWNVLLPAGISFYTFQSISYTVDVYRKILPAEQNFFRYALFLAFFPQLVAGPIVMAREFLPQILNAYRQKFSEISLNKAFYFILLGFVKKSVIADNISVITDLVFSNPEQIKVLSWSYIAMGMVAYSIQIYGDFSGYTDIARGVALLFGFSLPENFNLPYFASSITNFWQRWHISLSSWLRSYLYIPLGGNRNGLLFTYRNLFLTMLLGGLWHGANWNFLIWGGLHGVYLGLERFFSNKWNLTVLFSDVRPFYKLLIKVFYSGYTFILVTCFWVFFRASNLSIVKSLFWGVLELQEGIKPNYAIEQKFYSIAMIVFLGHCIGFFYKDKIQEKLKETNRSWQFGLYAFLTILAVIYSGELKPFIYFVF; from the coding sequence ATGAACTTTGTTTCTCCTCAATTTCTTTTTTTTCTATTAGCTTTTTTGGTTATTCGATGGGTTATTTTCCCGATTTTCGTAAGTCGATTTCTTGGGAATACTTCCGAACACAATCCTCTCGCTCCTAGCATCGCCGAAAAAACAACAAATCAATCTCTGTTAATTCTAATTTTACTTTTAGGAAGTTATTTGTTTTATGCAAGTTGGAATTACAAATTTTTGGGATTGATCTTGTTTACTTCTGTTTCTGATTTTCTAATTGGAAAAGAAATATATAAATCGAATGAAATAAGTCGGCGAAAATGTTTTTTGTTTCTTTCAATATTTTTGAACTTATCAATTTTGGGCTTTTATAAATACTCCTCCTTTTTTTTACAAAATATTTTTAGTATGGGTAACGTTTTAGGATTTTCCTTTTCTCCCATTTCTTGGAATGTTTTACTTCCTGCAGGGATTTCCTTTTATACTTTTCAATCGATTAGCTACACAGTTGACGTGTATCGTAAAATTTTGCCGGCTGAACAAAACTTTTTTCGATATGCCCTATTTCTGGCATTTTTCCCGCAACTAGTCGCCGGTCCAATTGTTATGGCACGGGAGTTTTTGCCTCAAATTCTTAATGCATACCGCCAAAAATTTTCTGAAATTTCCTTAAACAAGGCGTTCTACTTTATATTACTTGGATTTGTTAAAAAATCAGTAATAGCTGATAATATTTCAGTAATAACGGATCTTGTATTTTCGAATCCAGAGCAAATTAAAGTTCTATCTTGGTCTTATATTGCGATGGGAATGGTCGCCTATTCCATTCAAATTTACGGAGACTTTAGTGGATATACAGATATTGCTCGTGGTGTAGCACTCCTTTTTGGATTTTCTCTTCCTGAGAATTTCAATTTGCCCTATTTTGCTTCTAGTATAACTAACTTTTGGCAGAGGTGGCATATATCTTTGTCCTCTTGGTTGCGATCTTATTTGTATATTCCTTTAGGGGGAAATCGAAACGGTTTGCTATTTACTTATCGCAACTTGTTTTTAACAATGCTTTTAGGAGGTCTATGGCATGGAGCAAATTGGAATTTCCTGATTTGGGGCGGACTTCATGGGGTCTATTTAGGACTAGAAAGATTTTTTTCTAATAAATGGAACCTTACTGTTTTGTTTTCGGATGTCCGACCTTTTTACAAACTCCTAATAAAAGTATTCTATTCTGGGTATACTTTTATTCTTGTAACTTGTTTTTGGGTGTTCTTTCGTGCTTCGAATCTTTCTATTGTAAAGTCTTTATTTTGGGGAGTTCTCGAATTACAGGAAGGAATTAAACCAAATTACGCTATTGAACAAAAATTTTATTCCATTGCGATGATTGTGTTTTTGGGTCATTGTATTGGCTTTTTTTACAAAGATAAAATTCAAGAAAAACTGAAAGAGACAAATAGAAGTTGGCAGTTTGGTTTGTATGCTTTTTTAACAATCCTAGCGGTAATATATAGTGGTGAATTAAAACCGTTTATATATTTTGTATTTTAA
- a CDS encoding 3'-5' exonuclease, with protein sequence MNQSLLQNLEFTALDLETSGLDPNESEILEIAAIRFDRDKILSTYNFLVKPNKPLQLSAQIVNGITPKMLENARTLDSILPEFLRFIEGSALVIQNSEFDLSFLFPEAKKRRLAIPTLPVFCTLNLTRKFFPELKKHNLVALRDFFKIEKMNTTSIRHSFHEALDDSFAAMKVFIQCIDKIDGWKQGVEKTNYHAKGYSLTTDYIRQEWLF encoded by the coding sequence ATGAACCAGTCCCTTTTACAAAACCTAGAATTTACAGCATTAGATTTGGAGACATCCGGATTAGATCCGAATGAAAGCGAAATTTTAGAAATTGCAGCTATTCGATTTGACCGAGATAAAATACTCAGCACTTATAACTTTCTTGTAAAACCCAATAAACCACTTCAATTAAGTGCACAAATTGTGAATGGAATCACACCGAAAATGTTAGAAAATGCGAGAACTTTGGACAGTATTTTGCCTGAATTTCTTAGATTTATAGAAGGATCCGCTCTTGTGATTCAAAACTCAGAGTTTGATTTATCCTTCCTTTTCCCTGAGGCAAAAAAAAGGAGATTAGCAATCCCTACTCTGCCCGTATTCTGCACCTTAAATCTAACTAGGAAATTTTTCCCAGAGTTAAAAAAACACAATTTGGTTGCCTTAAGAGATTTTTTTAAAATTGAAAAAATGAACACTACAAGTATAAGACACTCATTCCACGAAGCGTTAGATGACTCCTTTGCTGCTATGAAAGTATTCATTCAATGTATCGATAAAATCGACGGCTGGAAACAAGGAGTCGAAAAAACAAACTACCATGCAAAGGGATACAGTCTTACGACTGATTATATCCGGCAAGAATGGCTTTTCTAA
- a CDS encoding ParA family protein — MITISITNQKGGEGKTTTSINLAEGLARRGKKTILLDMDPQSNSTSIYTQTNLEKNMFHVFQSKLKLRDILVETPKANLYVAPASSRLAEMEAVSANNVEAPFLLRDSMDGLDKEGFEFCIIDCPPSLSIFTINALVASNHVLIPLQAEKFSVDGIVGLQQTITSIKKRINPQLDIIGALITQLKPHTLLTKTIIPILTKYFKVFDQSISDGVAIGESHLAKCSIYDYNKKCRQSKEYEAFVEEFLHELKK, encoded by the coding sequence ATGATTACTATTTCGATAACAAATCAGAAAGGTGGAGAAGGAAAAACAACCACTTCCATTAATTTAGCAGAAGGTCTTGCTAGGAGAGGAAAAAAAACCATTCTCCTCGACATGGATCCGCAAAGTAACTCCACTAGCATTTACACACAAACTAACTTGGAAAAAAATATGTTTCATGTATTTCAATCCAAATTAAAACTGAGAGATATTCTAGTAGAGACTCCAAAAGCAAATTTATATGTTGCGCCGGCAAGTTCAAGATTAGCAGAAATGGAAGCTGTAAGCGCAAACAACGTGGAAGCTCCTTTTTTATTGAGAGACTCAATGGACGGATTGGACAAAGAAGGTTTTGAGTTCTGCATTATAGATTGCCCTCCTAGCCTGTCCATTTTCACTATAAACGCATTAGTTGCATCCAACCATGTATTAATACCCCTACAAGCCGAAAAGTTCTCTGTAGATGGAATTGTAGGATTGCAGCAAACAATTACAAGTATAAAAAAACGAATTAATCCACAACTCGATATAATTGGCGCTCTCATTACGCAACTCAAACCCCATACTCTTTTAACAAAAACGATCATCCCCATTCTTACCAAATACTTCAAAGTCTTTGATCAGAGTATTTCTGATGGAGTGGCCATTGGCGAAAGCCATTTGGCAAAATGCTCTATTTACGATTATAATAAAAAATGCAGACAATCGAAAGAATATGAAGCGTTCGTAGAGGAATTTTTACATGAGCTTAAAAAGTAA
- a CDS encoding ParB/RepB/Spo0J family partition protein codes for MSLKSKRLGSLADIFQSEVLEGTIRKIKISKILPSERQPRGDRKKSVEELANSIMTDGLLQPIVVTKAEDSESYKIIAGERRFHAVSQLGWQEVECKILNKPEKEIYKLAVIENLQRENLSAYDEAEAMKILKAEYGYTDNEIGSIFGKSRNYITEILSISLLGQKELDLCREAGLDNKNLLVQAVQSYKKGEFQSFLQNYKNGTVKTIKQAKEFNKKKDSVDAPQKKSSQCSIKRIDNKIIIESEDVKLIQQLELKIKKTLSKYL; via the coding sequence ATGAGCTTAAAAAGTAAAAGATTAGGTTCGTTAGCAGACATTTTTCAATCCGAAGTTCTGGAAGGTACGATTCGAAAAATTAAAATCTCTAAAATTCTTCCTTCAGAAAGACAACCTAGAGGTGACAGAAAGAAAAGCGTTGAGGAACTAGCAAATAGTATTATGACTGATGGGTTACTCCAACCTATCGTTGTCACCAAAGCCGAGGATTCCGAATCCTATAAAATCATAGCTGGAGAAAGAAGATTTCATGCAGTCAGTCAATTAGGTTGGCAAGAAGTTGAATGTAAAATTCTAAACAAACCTGAAAAGGAAATATACAAACTTGCAGTTATAGAAAACCTACAAAGAGAAAACCTATCGGCTTATGATGAAGCGGAAGCCATGAAAATTCTTAAAGCAGAATACGGATACACAGACAATGAGATCGGTTCTATTTTTGGAAAAAGCAGGAACTATATTACGGAAATACTAAGCATATCGCTATTAGGACAAAAGGAACTCGATTTGTGTAGAGAGGCGGGCTTGGACAATAAAAATTTACTAGTCCAAGCTGTACAATCCTACAAAAAAGGAGAATTTCAAAGTTTTCTACAAAATTATAAGAATGGAACTGTAAAAACCATAAAACAAGCAAAAGAATTTAATAAAAAGAAAGATTCTGTAGATGCTCCCCAAAAAAAATCCTCTCAATGTTCAATCAAGAGAATTGATAATAAAATTATAATCGAATCCGAGGATGTAAAATTAATTCAACAACTAGAATTAAAAATTAAAAAGACACTCTCTAAATATCTATAA
- a CDS encoding helix-turn-helix domain-containing protein, translating into MGEISKQYIKFMTDIIDSGLWGKLSPAAKTLYPVLLKFSDQNFKHVWPSTETLLKLTGFKTKKSILLGKKELIKEGLLHYRPGSGRTNSTYYFSFNYEGSKITPDWDKNIPLSGLNPSPFEVSNNPPKGLTDIHPNHLNITINNTQTNKQGTDTPNLTNLFDIHGIECVDKAIQIAKAKGLEENISYIQGVCKNISKEKSSKMPNINHSIDTAQHVIDSWKGFLDWSKTHLTRSSVEILEKISVSVDGFSIFIEQKLSEFLKQIILRYFQEQISPEIIVVFSEKKVDTFSVH; encoded by the coding sequence ATGGGCGAGATCAGCAAACAATACATAAAATTCATGACGGACATCATAGATTCAGGCTTATGGGGAAAACTAAGCCCAGCAGCTAAAACACTTTACCCAGTTCTGCTTAAATTTAGTGACCAAAATTTTAAACATGTCTGGCCGAGCACGGAGACACTGCTTAAACTTACTGGATTTAAAACAAAAAAATCAATTTTATTAGGTAAAAAGGAATTAATCAAGGAAGGACTACTTCACTATCGCCCTGGATCTGGAAGAACAAACTCAACCTATTATTTTTCTTTTAATTACGAGGGTTCCAAAATTACACCCGACTGGGATAAAAATATACCCCTCTCTGGATTAAATCCTTCCCCCTTTGAAGTATCCAATAATCCACCGAAGGGGCTTACTGACATCCACCCAAACCATCTTAATATAACTATAAACAATACCCAAACCAATAAACAGGGGACAGATACTCCCAACTTAACGAATCTTTTTGATATACATGGGATAGAATGTGTAGACAAAGCTATCCAAATAGCAAAAGCGAAAGGATTAGAAGAAAATATATCTTATATCCAAGGAGTTTGCAAAAACATAAGTAAAGAAAAAAGCAGTAAAATGCCTAATATTAATCACTCTATCGACACTGCCCAACATGTAATAGACTCATGGAAAGGATTTTTAGATTGGAGCAAAACACACTTAACTAGATCATCCGTTGAAATTCTTGAAAAAATTTCTGTCTCTGTAGATGGATTCTCTATTTTTATTGAGCAGAAACTGAGTGAATTTTTGAAGCAAATTATACTAAGATACTTTCAAGAACAAATATCTCCTGAAATTATTGTAGTTTTTTCAGAGAAAAAGGTAGATACATTCAGCGTGCATTAA
- a CDS encoding discoidin domain-containing protein encodes MSDKSVRISHPAEVFIKNISTKGQFELTKGTLFQFMEESPTSSIVVITFQFSELSSFNCIQFDSMEKENEFMPNTFRFEISDDGKIWEPIIKEYEYSRVSKKQCKWNFSMINSAYLKMVIRLNRKTKEGIFRTAFSNFKVMIAGIEKIIASSENDRFWVKENIIDERPDYGWSSKEKTSPGEEFLLVDLGSINRVEEIRILSKNDEETNFPETFFFYYSEDDLSWHQLHEEPQFMSEPGTWYKWKFFPTNIRFFKFLCVNNKPNLNKKYVSQIVELEIHADADIIALSKKRIIAETPPYSSIMRPGLVRFAADGETKEGLAVQGNDRRLRDATTEFKGIVELATDGEDRELVVVQGNDKRLKHATENSFGLTRLAKKGESKPGLVVQSDDERLKLATSESPGIVELAADGETRPGVVVQGNDKRLKKATVTDYGLVIMSELGAELPGRVLTADDPRIKNASTEKEGIMRFANNGEESAFSAVQGNDKRLKHATTETFGIIELAQSGESKEGVVVQGNDKRLKYASDEDAGIVMFAKNGINTPNKAVTSDDSRLSDAREAKPHTHDYAPIIHDYSSHSGLIHLRGSTSSEFNNISPPMQNHSVIYGRNDSKGGSGISGVGIDEGIVGYGEDNGVIGYSTGLDEESAGIAGFSKKGFGAAFSSQKNYAVHINGKGVKKKDIVGSGKALLAHGESDFYGPVRFVDELGNDCIAKYFKIAHNDIIGKGDLLVITDKDGSVAKCRNSYSGKIIGVCVESSSLELGEKKQGNDHVLVALLGVVRMYVDASEGSINHGELLVSGLTAGHAIKADPNKLKPGMLVGKALGECRKDRTIIPVILTLG; translated from the coding sequence ATGTCAGATAAATCAGTAAGAATAAGCCATCCCGCTGAAGTATTCATAAAGAATATTTCAACCAAGGGTCAATTCGAGTTAACTAAAGGGACTCTGTTTCAGTTTATGGAAGAGTCCCCTACTTCTAGCATAGTTGTTATTACTTTTCAGTTCAGTGAACTCTCTTCTTTTAATTGCATTCAATTTGATTCAATGGAAAAAGAAAATGAATTTATGCCGAATACATTTCGATTTGAAATTTCCGATGACGGCAAAATTTGGGAACCCATTATAAAAGAATATGAATACTCTCGTGTAAGTAAGAAACAATGTAAGTGGAATTTTTCCATGATTAATTCTGCTTACTTAAAAATGGTCATTCGATTAAACAGAAAGACGAAAGAGGGAATTTTTAGAACAGCATTTTCTAATTTTAAAGTAATGATTGCAGGTATTGAAAAAATTATTGCTAGTTCTGAGAATGATCGCTTCTGGGTAAAGGAAAATATCATTGATGAAAGACCCGATTATGGTTGGTCATCAAAGGAAAAAACATCTCCGGGAGAAGAATTCTTACTTGTTGATTTAGGATCTATTAACCGCGTAGAAGAAATTCGGATTTTATCTAAAAATGACGAAGAAACTAATTTTCCCGAAACATTTTTTTTCTATTATAGTGAAGATGATTTATCGTGGCATCAACTTCATGAAGAACCACAATTTATGTCTGAGCCCGGAACATGGTATAAGTGGAAATTTTTTCCTACTAATATTCGATTTTTCAAATTTCTTTGTGTCAACAATAAACCAAATTTAAATAAAAAGTATGTATCTCAAATTGTTGAATTAGAAATTCATGCAGATGCAGATATTATCGCTCTTTCAAAAAAAAGAATTATTGCGGAAACACCGCCCTACTCTTCTATTATGCGACCGGGTCTTGTTCGTTTTGCCGCTGATGGTGAGACGAAGGAAGGTCTTGCAGTGCAAGGTAATGATCGACGACTTAGAGATGCAACTACAGAGTTTAAAGGTATAGTGGAATTAGCCACTGACGGTGAAGATAGAGAATTAGTCGTTGTTCAAGGAAATGACAAACGTTTAAAACATGCAACAGAGAATAGTTTTGGTCTCACTCGCCTTGCAAAAAAAGGAGAAAGTAAACCTGGATTAGTCGTACAAAGTGATGATGAAAGATTAAAATTAGCTACTTCCGAAAGTCCTGGCATAGTGGAATTAGCCGCTGATGGAGAAACAAGACCAGGAGTAGTTGTTCAGGGAAATGACAAACGTTTAAAAAAAGCGACAGTGACAGATTATGGTTTAGTAATCATGTCTGAATTGGGTGCTGAACTTCCTGGAAGAGTTCTAACTGCGGATGACCCGCGAATTAAAAATGCATCAACAGAAAAAGAAGGAATCATGCGCTTCGCGAACAATGGCGAAGAATCAGCATTTTCCGCAGTGCAGGGTAATGATAAACGTTTAAAACATGCGACAACTGAAACTTTTGGTATAATTGAATTAGCACAATCCGGAGAATCGAAAGAAGGAGTTGTTGTGCAAGGAAATGACAAACGTTTGAAATATGCATCCGATGAAGATGCAGGTATTGTAATGTTTGCAAAAAATGGAATAAACACTCCCAATAAGGCAGTGACTTCTGATGACTCAAGACTTTCTGATGCGCGAGAAGCAAAGCCGCATACTCATGATTATGCACCGATTATCCATGACTATAGTTCTCATTCGGGTCTGATTCATTTACGAGGTTCTACTTCTTCTGAGTTTAATAATATTTCACCTCCAATGCAAAATCATTCCGTCATATATGGGCGCAATGATTCAAAAGGTGGATCCGGAATTTCTGGTGTTGGAATTGATGAAGGTATTGTCGGATATGGCGAAGACAATGGAGTAATTGGTTATTCAACAGGGTTGGATGAAGAATCTGCTGGTATCGCTGGTTTTTCCAAAAAAGGTTTTGGGGCAGCATTTTCTTCTCAAAAAAATTATGCAGTTCATATAAATGGAAAGGGTGTGAAAAAGAAAGATATAGTTGGTTCTGGTAAGGCATTATTAGCCCATGGAGAATCAGATTTTTATGGTCCTGTTAGATTTGTAGATGAACTTGGAAATGATTGCATTGCTAAATACTTTAAGATTGCGCATAACGACATTATAGGCAAAGGTGATCTATTAGTAATTACCGATAAAGACGGATCAGTTGCCAAGTGTCGAAATTCTTACTCAGGCAAAATCATAGGTGTATGCGTAGAATCATCTTCTCTTGAATTAGGAGAAAAAAAACAAGGCAATGATCACGTTCTTGTTGCCTTACTTGGAGTAGTTAGAATGTATGTTGATGCGTCTGAAGGTAGTATTAATCATGGAGAACTTTTAGTTTCTGGATTAACTGCAGGCCATGCAATTAAAGCGGATCCAAATAAACTTAAACCAGGAATGCTTGTAGGAAAAGCTTTAGGCGAATGCCGTAAGGATCGTACTATAATTCCTGTAATTCTTACACTAGGTTAA
- the metF gene encoding methylenetetrahydrofolate reductase [NAD(P)H]: protein MKISEIYYKSTKPIFSFEIFPPKTSEGDSKLLNTIADLQKLSPSFVSVTYGAGGSTKDKTIDLCESIQSQYKITTMCHFTCVGASSQEIRNTLQVIESKKIENVIALRGDPPKEQGIFIKHPNGFANGTELIQFIKKEKFSFCLAGGCYPEKHPDSPTLEDDILFLKKKVEAGAEFLITQLFFSNQLFQSFVNKAKVAGINVPIIPGIMPITSYSQIERFKSMANCEIPDDLVNELSILKDNPTEFLQKSISFTVSQCKELIKMGSPAIHFYTLNQSRATIEIMKSLI from the coding sequence ATGAAAATTTCAGAAATTTATTATAAATCAACGAAGCCGATTTTCTCGTTCGAAATTTTTCCCCCAAAAACATCAGAAGGGGATAGTAAATTGTTAAACACTATAGCAGATTTGCAAAAATTATCTCCAAGTTTTGTATCTGTTACATACGGTGCAGGTGGGTCTACAAAGGACAAAACTATCGATCTTTGCGAGAGTATTCAATCACAGTATAAAATTACTACAATGTGTCATTTTACTTGCGTAGGTGCCAGTAGTCAGGAAATTAGAAATACCTTACAGGTAATCGAGTCTAAAAAAATCGAGAATGTTATTGCTCTAAGAGGAGATCCTCCTAAAGAACAAGGCATTTTTATTAAACACCCAAACGGATTTGCAAATGGGACCGAATTAATTCAGTTCATAAAAAAGGAAAAATTTTCATTTTGTTTAGCTGGTGGTTGTTACCCTGAAAAACATCCAGACTCCCCTACTCTTGAAGACGATATACTGTTTTTGAAAAAGAAAGTGGAAGCAGGTGCTGAATTCTTAATCACACAATTATTTTTTTCTAATCAGTTATTTCAAAGCTTTGTAAACAAAGCAAAAGTTGCAGGAATTAATGTTCCAATTATTCCGGGGATAATGCCTATTACTTCTTACAGTCAAATTGAAAGATTTAAAAGTATGGCAAATTGTGAAATTCCGGATGACTTGGTCAATGAATTAAGTATTCTAAAGGATAATCCAACAGAATTTCTACAAAAAAGTATTTCTTTTACTGTATCACAATGCAAAGAATTAATAAAAATGGGTTCACCGGCTATTCATTTTTATACGCTCAATCAATCGAGAGCAACAATAGAGATTATGAAATCTTTAATTTAA
- a CDS encoding TIGR04452 family lipoprotein: MKNLILYLIIFYTVNCPLTNKFVLKPSRVKGIEAKEILNNRLSSIFINDLSTGSYQSLGYALLFTVLAGIEDDKIYSRRDVESCATKIFLGAIAIDQPNITANRKLKTPGPSEPNSRLFPPLLCQLKPINKIIDLD; the protein is encoded by the coding sequence ATGAAAAATTTAATTTTATACTTAATCATTTTTTACACAGTCAATTGTCCACTCACAAATAAATTTGTATTAAAACCTTCAAGAGTTAAAGGGATTGAAGCAAAAGAAATATTAAACAATAGACTTTCCTCAATCTTTATTAACGATTTATCTACAGGAAGTTACCAATCATTGGGTTATGCACTATTATTTACTGTATTGGCCGGAATTGAAGATGATAAAATATATAGCAGAAGAGATGTAGAAAGTTGCGCAACAAAAATTTTCCTAGGAGCTATTGCAATAGATCAGCCTAACATTACTGCAAATCGTAAACTAAAAACACCGGGTCCCAGCGAACCAAATAGCAGACTTTTCCCTCCATTACTGTGCCAGCTAAAACCCATAAATAAAATAATTGATTTAGATTAA